A single region of the Saprospiraceae bacterium genome encodes:
- the bglX gene encoding beta-glucosidase BglX encodes MKYLKQLLRAILAVFLLTSCQPNTGILKDTAGIDPVVERKVDSLLQLMTLAEKVGQMNQYNGSWDITGPVPSGGDNELKYTHIKNGLVGSMLNIVSSVATRKAQELAVNESRLGIPLLFGYDVVHGYKTMFPIPLGEAASWDLEAIEKSARIAAIESAAAGIHWTFAPMVDITRDARWGRVMEGAGEDPYLGSLIAAARVRGFQGDDLSAKNTIAACAKHFAAYGFAEGGKDYNTVEINEHTLENVVFPPFKAAVEAGVATVMNSFNEIGGQPVTSNAHLQREILKERWGFNGLIVSDWGTIRELVNHGVAKDAKEAAALAAKSGCDMDMESLAYVKELVGLVEAGTVPEAMIDDAVRRILRLKFKLGLFDDPFRYCNPAAEKQDLMRAEHLEAAREIGRKSIVLLKNQDNLLPLPKDIGTIAVIGPFANDRDTPLGSWRAKAITNSAVSLLEGLKETVGPGTKLLYAEGCKVAIGDRTFTNELIINQTDKSGFPKAIEAARQADVVLLAIGEDCWQTGEGRSQMDIGLAGVQEELLQAIYKVNQKVVVILMNGRPMTINWAADNVPAIVEAWHLGHMAGLSIADVIWGDYNPAGKLPMSFPYEVGQCPLYYNHKSTGRPSTAPGMVFYAHYTDGPNEARYPFGYGLSYTTFSYSAPTLSSTSMTMDGSLDVSVEVTNTGERAGEEVVQLYIQDLVGSVTRPVKALKGFKKIMLAPGASETVSFKISAKDLAFFTAARKWAAEAGDFKVFVGTNSNNVQEASFVLE; translated from the coding sequence ATGAAATACCTAAAGCAATTACTTAGAGCCATCTTGGCTGTTTTTCTTTTGACTTCTTGCCAGCCAAATACAGGGATTCTAAAGGATACAGCAGGCATAGATCCCGTTGTGGAAAGAAAAGTAGATTCCTTGCTTCAACTGATGACGCTTGCGGAGAAAGTAGGACAAATGAATCAGTATAATGGAAGCTGGGATATCACGGGGCCGGTACCTTCGGGTGGAGACAATGAATTAAAATATACCCATATCAAAAATGGTTTGGTTGGTTCCATGTTAAATATTGTTTCTTCGGTGGCTACCAGAAAAGCGCAGGAATTGGCGGTAAATGAGAGCCGTTTAGGCATCCCCCTCTTGTTTGGGTATGATGTGGTACACGGCTATAAAACGATGTTCCCCATTCCACTGGGGGAAGCCGCTAGTTGGGACCTGGAGGCGATTGAGAAGTCGGCCCGAATTGCTGCGATTGAGTCGGCAGCGGCAGGCATCCATTGGACCTTTGCACCAATGGTCGATATTACCCGTGATGCCCGTTGGGGACGAGTGATGGAAGGCGCTGGTGAAGATCCTTACCTGGGGTCACTGATAGCTGCGGCCAGGGTTAGGGGCTTTCAAGGAGATGATCTTTCTGCCAAAAATACCATAGCAGCCTGTGCTAAACACTTTGCCGCCTATGGCTTTGCAGAAGGTGGCAAGGATTACAATACGGTAGAAATCAACGAACATACTTTAGAAAATGTCGTTTTCCCTCCTTTCAAGGCAGCCGTGGAGGCGGGTGTGGCAACCGTGATGAATTCGTTCAATGAAATTGGTGGGCAGCCTGTTACCAGTAATGCCCATCTGCAAAGAGAGATCTTAAAAGAGCGGTGGGGATTTAATGGTCTTATCGTATCGGATTGGGGAACGATCAGAGAGTTGGTAAATCATGGTGTAGCCAAAGATGCAAAGGAAGCGGCAGCGTTAGCTGCCAAATCAGGTTGTGATATGGATATGGAATCTCTAGCTTACGTGAAGGAGTTGGTCGGGTTAGTGGAAGCAGGAACGGTTCCGGAGGCGATGATAGACGATGCAGTACGACGTATCCTTCGATTAAAGTTTAAGCTAGGTTTGTTTGACGATCCTTTTCGTTACTGTAATCCGGCTGCCGAAAAGCAGGATTTAATGAGAGCTGAGCATTTGGAAGCTGCCAGAGAGATCGGCCGCAAGTCAATTGTCTTGTTGAAAAACCAGGATAACCTCTTGCCTTTGCCAAAGGACATTGGTACGATTGCCGTCATTGGCCCCTTTGCTAATGATCGCGACACGCCCCTGGGGAGCTGGCGCGCCAAGGCAATTACCAATTCTGCCGTTTCTCTTTTGGAAGGCTTAAAGGAAACGGTGGGTCCAGGTACAAAACTATTGTATGCCGAAGGCTGCAAGGTGGCCATTGGCGACCGCACCTTCACCAATGAGTTGATCATCAACCAAACAGATAAGTCTGGTTTTCCAAAGGCCATTGAGGCCGCCCGCCAGGCTGATGTCGTGCTCTTGGCTATTGGCGAAGATTGCTGGCAAACTGGCGAAGGGCGCAGCCAGATGGATATTGGCCTGGCTGGGGTTCAGGAAGAATTATTACAAGCCATTTACAAAGTGAATCAAAAGGTAGTGGTCATCCTGATGAACGGTCGTCCCATGACCATCAATTGGGCGGCGGACAATGTGCCTGCTATTGTGGAGGCCTGGCATTTGGGGCATATGGCAGGTTTGTCCATTGCCGATGTCATTTGGGGAGATTACAATCCGGCAGGTAAACTTCCAATGTCTTTCCCATATGAGGTGGGGCAATGTCCCCTATATTATAACCACAAATCGACGGGGCGGCCTTCGACTGCCCCCGGTATGGTTTTTTACGCTCATTATACAGATGGTCCAAATGAAGCACGTTATCCTTTTGGTTATGGTTTGAGTTATACTACTTTCAGTTATAGTGCGCCAACACTTAGTTCGACCAGCATGACGATGGATGGCTCCTTGGATGTTTCAGTTGAGGTGACCAACACCGGAGAGCGGGCAGGAGAGGAAGTCGTGCAGCTTTATATTCAGGATTTGGTAGGTAGTGTTACCCGGCCAGTCAAAGCGCTAAAGGGCTTCAAGAAAATCATGCTTGCCCCTGGGGCTAGTGAAACAGTAAGCTTCAAGATTAGTGCTAAGGATTTAGCATTTTTCACAGCAGCGCGAAAATGGGCTGCCGAAGCTGGTGATTTTAAAGTATTTGTAGGAACGAACTCGAACAATGTCCAGGAGGCGAGCTTTGTCTTGGAATAA
- a CDS encoding TonB-dependent receptor, which yields MRITLGCSLLVFILWSSVLSAQEEPKLTYQFKNITLPQALEYLEQTYKLTFAFDQMLLAPLMVEEAKTTGASLSAALSQLLTPLGLAFEVVGGKHVLIRKGKKEETLGLDLPSPPLPTVCGQLKDSLSGFPLPAANVWLKGRNKGTYTDNNGRFTLQGPFHQDDSLAFSYVGYQGLVLPLASLLQEPCVSLRLAPQRFDFDQILIKDKAITFLATGARGDGLYMDTDQLGIIPGWGERDVLRMAQLLPGVNTTDESAANLHIRGGTPDQNLILWDGIPVYHTGHFFGMFSAFNSSIVEGVDIYRGDFSARYGGRVSGVLDIKSKPMQKDSLEAAIGLNLLSANAFVKVPLLSGRSAFLIAGRRSLSDLFQSQIYQNLFSQVAGRGRIKEEFEPAQQRDKNLQLAPRFSFSDFNLKWVVANKIGGEGTISFYRGGDVLDYDVLYNHSSFYLNALYQINLSNWGLSAQWNQQWNERWQSHLMLVLTAFQTTFDQTTALDTMGYASRFFQSNSIQEQRLEWNNSYRINANQQINMGYQGVLNEVAINWTADVPLYNTYGEDNRFFEGTTHTFYLDYDYTIPAHLHLDWGLRYSHFANGFTGTWEPRFSLAYHILPHWELKTSIGRYSQVVNQIVIDNDLGIGERFWIMADSQQSVPAVTSAQFAFGLRWKQKGWLLDVDVYRKWISGLVSLSLNFDGDWENPYSGGSARIIGLDILLKKSWPHYDSWLSYTLGVTQYQFDRINGNNAFPTPHDRLHNFKWTHQLELGQWSISFACLFGSGLPYTQATGGRFVRNETTGEYDAKLSYAGVNANRLPVYHRLDWSGAYHFKGGKKVKGKLGWSIFNVLDRLNVYSRTYFLNAVDDNVEQPQLVAYDRSLLGFTPNFFLELSW from the coding sequence ATGCGGATAACACTGGGTTGTAGTTTGCTTGTTTTTATACTTTGGTCATCCGTTCTATCTGCACAGGAAGAGCCCAAGCTTACCTATCAATTTAAAAACATAACACTCCCCCAAGCGCTCGAATACCTCGAACAAACTTATAAACTAACCTTTGCATTTGACCAAATGTTGTTGGCCCCACTTATGGTGGAAGAAGCAAAGACGACTGGTGCCAGCTTATCAGCAGCACTAAGTCAATTGTTGACTCCATTGGGCCTTGCCTTCGAAGTAGTGGGTGGCAAGCATGTCTTGATCAGGAAAGGCAAAAAAGAGGAGACCTTAGGCCTTGACCTGCCGTCGCCGCCCTTGCCAACGGTATGTGGGCAATTGAAGGACAGCCTTAGTGGCTTCCCCCTCCCTGCTGCCAATGTATGGCTAAAAGGGCGTAACAAAGGTACTTACACCGACAACAATGGCCGATTTACGCTCCAAGGGCCTTTTCATCAAGACGATAGCCTCGCCTTTAGTTATGTCGGCTATCAAGGCTTGGTCCTGCCTTTGGCGAGTTTGTTGCAAGAACCATGTGTCAGTTTGCGCTTGGCTCCGCAACGATTTGATTTCGACCAAATCTTGATCAAAGACAAAGCCATTACGTTTTTAGCGACGGGAGCACGAGGAGATGGGCTGTATATGGACACCGATCAGTTGGGCATTATTCCAGGCTGGGGAGAGCGGGATGTGTTGCGCATGGCCCAATTGTTGCCAGGGGTGAATACGACGGATGAGTCGGCCGCCAACCTCCATATCCGAGGAGGTACACCCGATCAAAACCTGATTTTATGGGATGGGATCCCCGTGTATCATACCGGGCATTTTTTCGGGATGTTCTCCGCTTTTAATTCTTCGATTGTAGAAGGCGTTGATATTTATCGGGGCGATTTTAGTGCAAGGTATGGCGGAAGGGTATCGGGGGTACTAGACATCAAAAGTAAACCCATGCAGAAAGATTCCTTGGAGGCGGCTATCGGTCTCAATCTGCTCAGTGCAAATGCCTTTGTGAAAGTCCCCCTATTATCAGGCCGATCGGCCTTTCTCATAGCTGGCCGTCGATCTCTATCGGATTTATTCCAGTCTCAAATTTATCAAAACCTATTTAGCCAGGTAGCGGGAAGAGGGCGTATCAAAGAAGAATTTGAGCCAGCCCAGCAAAGAGATAAAAACTTGCAATTGGCACCGAGGTTTTCTTTTTCGGATTTTAATCTCAAATGGGTGGTAGCCAATAAGATCGGGGGAGAAGGAACGATTAGTTTTTATAGAGGAGGAGATGTGCTAGACTATGATGTATTGTACAATCATAGCAGTTTTTATTTAAATGCGCTATACCAAATAAATTTAAGCAACTGGGGGCTGAGTGCACAATGGAACCAGCAATGGAATGAACGATGGCAGTCTCATCTAATGCTTGTATTGACGGCCTTTCAAACGACTTTTGATCAAACAACGGCTTTGGATACGATGGGTTATGCCAGTCGCTTTTTTCAGTCTAACAGCATACAAGAACAACGCCTGGAATGGAATAATAGTTATCGGATCAATGCCAACCAACAAATCAATATGGGCTATCAGGGCGTACTCAATGAAGTCGCTATCAATTGGACCGCAGATGTCCCCTTATACAATACTTATGGAGAAGATAATCGCTTTTTTGAAGGTACAACACATACTTTTTACCTCGATTACGATTATACCATCCCAGCGCATCTTCACTTAGACTGGGGGCTTCGATACAGCCATTTTGCGAATGGATTTACAGGCACTTGGGAGCCTCGGTTTAGCTTAGCCTACCATATATTGCCCCATTGGGAATTGAAGACAAGTATTGGTCGCTATAGCCAGGTCGTTAACCAGATTGTGATTGATAATGATTTGGGTATTGGCGAGCGTTTTTGGATCATGGCAGATAGCCAGCAGAGCGTTCCGGCAGTCACTTCCGCCCAATTTGCCTTTGGTTTGCGTTGGAAACAAAAAGGCTGGCTTTTGGATGTAGATGTATACCGGAAATGGATAAGTGGGCTGGTTTCTTTAAGTCTTAATTTTGATGGAGATTGGGAAAATCCTTATTCGGGTGGCAGTGCAAGGATCATAGGTTTGGATATACTGCTAAAGAAAAGTTGGCCACATTATGATAGTTGGTTGTCATATACCTTGGGGGTGACCCAATACCAATTTGATCGCATCAATGGCAATAATGCGTTTCCGACGCCCCATGATCGGCTCCACAATTTTAAGTGGACGCATCAGCTGGAACTAGGGCAATGGTCCATTTCTTTTGCTTGCTTATTTGGTAGTGGCTTGCCTTATACCCAGGCAACTGGCGGGCGCTTTGTGCGCAATGAAACAACGGGAGAATATGATGCCAAACTTTCCTATGCAGGCGTAAATGCCAATCGATTGCCGGTCTATCATCGACTTGATTGGAGCGGCGCCTACCACTTTAAAGGAGGAAAAAAGGTAAAGGGAAAGCTGGGTTGGTCGATCTTCAATGTTTTGGATCGGCTCAATGTCTATAGTCGGACTTATTTTCTGAATGCGGTGGATGATAATGTCGAGCAACCACAATTGGTGGCTTACGATCGGAGTTTGTTGGGTTTTACTCCAAATTTTTTTTTGGAACTATCTTGGTAG
- a CDS encoding FecR domain-containing protein: MSKAFPDDTFLARWLNGELSQSEEELLQAREDYPALLRMAETSRNLALPPFSEGAAWEQLLQARKQQQSGAKRRKRRMMWGYAAAAAVAMILIGIAYWMYVPDTPLIVTGIGTQYEGELPDGSKVVLNAAGSIDYDAAKWPAQRTLTLQGEAFFTVEKGSTFTISTPKGLVEVLGTSFNVWAREEQLEVICYTGKVKVKSDKSEKEIVAEQKAVLETDGQFTITNLSLTPSPSWFRGWTECNGLPLSRVFAELSRRYAIKVVWKEVEYRIYDGGFPNDDLMAALKFICDPMELQYELSEDKKIVRISPK; this comes from the coding sequence ATGTCAAAAGCATTCCCGGACGATACCTTTCTGGCGCGTTGGCTCAACGGTGAATTGAGTCAGTCGGAGGAGGAATTGTTGCAAGCGAGGGAAGATTATCCAGCGCTGCTCAGGATGGCTGAAACCTCACGGAATCTGGCCTTACCTCCTTTCTCGGAAGGTGCAGCATGGGAGCAACTCTTGCAAGCGCGGAAGCAGCAGCAGTCGGGCGCTAAAAGGAGAAAAAGAAGGATGATGTGGGGTTATGCAGCAGCGGCGGCGGTAGCTATGATCTTGATAGGCATTGCTTATTGGATGTATGTGCCGGATACACCTTTGATCGTAACAGGCATCGGTACACAATATGAGGGTGAATTGCCAGATGGATCGAAAGTGGTACTCAATGCTGCTGGAAGTATCGATTACGATGCCGCCAAATGGCCAGCCCAGCGGACCTTAACCCTGCAAGGCGAAGCTTTTTTTACGGTAGAAAAGGGTTCAACGTTTACGATAAGTACCCCAAAAGGACTCGTCGAAGTATTAGGTACGAGCTTTAATGTTTGGGCCAGGGAAGAGCAATTGGAGGTGATTTGTTACACTGGAAAGGTGAAGGTGAAGAGTGATAAAAGCGAAAAGGAGATCGTAGCAGAACAAAAAGCAGTACTTGAGACCGATGGCCAATTTACCATTACCAACTTATCCCTGACGCCATCGCCTAGTTGGTTTAGGGGATGGACGGAATGCAATGGGTTGCCGCTTAGTCGCGTATTTGCAGAATTGAGTAGGCGGTATGCCATTAAGGTAGTCTGGAAGGAAGTGGAATATAGGATTTATGACGGTGGATTTCCCAATGATGATTTGATGGCCGCACTTAAATTTATCTGCGATCCTATGGAATTACAATACGAATTAAGTGAGGACAAAAAGATTGTGCGTATAAGTCCAAAATAA
- a CDS encoding sigma-70 family RNA polymerase sigma factor gives MADSDHICEQEVFKALFWTYARPLRNFIYFKCGEADLADDLVQEAFLRMWKACQKVPYDKAKAFLFKVANNLFLDEVKHRKVVAKYEITVLEPIHTYTPQEELEAAEFRARLEQALVGLPEKSREVFLLNRVEGMKYKDIAILLNISVKAVEKRMHGALVELRKLIEKN, from the coding sequence TTGTGAGCAAGAGGTATTCAAAGCATTGTTTTGGACGTATGCGCGTCCACTGCGGAATTTCATTTATTTTAAATGTGGCGAAGCGGATTTGGCAGATGACCTCGTACAAGAAGCCTTTTTGAGGATGTGGAAAGCCTGTCAAAAGGTTCCTTACGATAAGGCCAAGGCTTTTCTGTTTAAGGTGGCCAACAATTTATTTTTGGATGAGGTAAAGCATCGAAAAGTCGTGGCAAAATATGAAATCACCGTCTTAGAACCTATTCATACCTATACCCCACAAGAGGAACTGGAAGCAGCAGAATTTCGGGCACGCTTGGAGCAGGCCCTGGTTGGCCTCCCTGAAAAAAGCAGGGAAGTGTTTCTACTCAATAGGGTAGAGGGGATGAAGTATAAAGACATTGCTATTTTGTTAAACATCAGTGTAAAAGCCGTGGAGAAAAGAATGCATGGGGCATTGGTCGAATTGAGAAAACTAATTGAAAAAAATTAA